CATGGGTACCTGCACCGAAAACCAACCAGttcttcttggccaaatcAGCCTTTCCACCTTTAACCCATCTCTCTGGAACGAATTCGTCAGGATCGTCATAAACTTCAGGGTCATGCAAAGCAGGATACAAGGTTGGAATAACCATGGCACCTTTTGGAACAGTGTAATTCTCACTAATTGGATAGTTCTTCTTAACCAAATAAGGAACCATCAACACAGGAGGTCTAATTCTCAAGGCTTCCTTGACAACCATATAAGTGTACTCCATCTTATCAATTAAATCTAAAGTAAGAGGCTTTGATGGATCACCTTCACGAACTCTTAGTTGTTCTTCAcggatcttcttcaaaacatCTGGTCTATCTGCAACAATTTGGAACAACCAACAGCAgagggaagaagatgcatcCTGGGCGGCAAATAAAAAGGTGAACACGGCCTCAGAAATTTCTTTGTTAGAGAACTCTCTGATGAAAGTTCCCTTGTTCCCATCTTTCTGAGAATTCAACATACTAGTAACCCAGTTATCCATAACACAGTTTGGAGTTCCACCGGCGGCCATTCTATCTTTGGCCATCTGGGCACATCCAGCAAACACCTGCATAGTTTCATCAGCAATTTTACGTCCATACCATGGCTTTGTGTAAGGAAGAATAATAGGGAAGTTAACCAATTCCAAGGCAGCGGTAACACGATAGTAACTATCAGCGACCGCTCTGATTTGATCATCGGTAATGTAATCACCGCAGaaagtcttcaaagatatggCACACATATACTCACGGAACTcgtggaagaagatgacagGACCATTCTTGGACAATTCGACAAACTTGTTCAAATATCTATCCATAACTTTCTCCTGCTGAGGAATGTAAACTTCCAAAGCTTTTTTAGAAAAAAGTGGGTTCAAACCTTTTCTGTAATCAACATGAGCCTTACCATCCAAGAAAACCCAGTTGGTAGGACGCAAGATCTTTTGAGCAACATCGACGACACAAGGTTTAGCGTAACGAGGGGATTGCAATGCCTTACGAGCCAAGTCACGATTTGAGACGATAACCACGAATTTATGAAAGATGGAGACACAAGAAAGGGGACCAGAGGCCCATTTGGCCTTGTATTCTTCGAACTTAGGATCCATACTCTCTAAAAAGGGGCCCATGAAAGGCCAGAACTTGAAGCGAGGACCAGCAATAGCACCCTTTCTGAGTTGGTACATGATCTGGTCATAACTTATTGCTGATATCAACAATGTGAAAAAGATCTGCCAACCGGTAACATTCTGCCAGATAAGGGACAAATGTAAGAGGGCATTGGTGAGATCTGCTTGTTTTAAGTCACCAATCAAGTCGATGAAGGTGGCAGAAGTATTGGCAACAACCTGCTGTGCAGTATCGTTGAACGAGTCCATGAGGAGAGAATAAATAATAGATAGC
The sequence above is a segment of the Brettanomyces nanus chromosome 4, complete sequence genome. Coding sequences within it:
- the ERG5 gene encoding RNA polymerase C-22 sterol desaturase is translated as MDSFNDTAQQVVANTSATFIDLIGDLKQADLTNALLHLSLIWQNVTGWQIFFTLLISAISYDQIMYQLRKGAIAGPRFKFWPFMGPFLESMDPKFEEYKAKWASGPLSCVSIFHKFVVIVSNRDLARKALQSPRYAKPCVVDVAQKILRPTNWVFLDGKAHVDYRKGLNPLFSKKALEVYIPQQEKVMDRYLNKFVELSKNGPVIFFHEFREYMCAISLKTFCGDYITDDQIRAVADSYYRVTAALELVNFPIILPYTKPWYGRKIADETMQVFAGCAQMAKDRMAAGGTPNCVMDNWVTSMLNSQKDGNKGTFIREFSNKEISEAVFTFLFAAQDASSSLCCWLFQIVADRPDVLKKIREEQLRVREGDPSKPLTLDLIDKMEYTYMVVKEALRIRPPVLMVPYLVKKNYPISENYTVPKGAMVIPTLYPALHDPEVYDDPDEFVPERWVKGGKADLAKKNWLVFGAGTHVCLGQTYVMTSFTAWIGKAIMFTDFKHKVTPDSEKIKVFATIFPKDDLFMEFKKREDPSKI